A genomic window from Chitinophagaceae bacterium includes:
- a CDS encoding DUF2541 family protein, with product MKKQILIVTMVLAAFGFSATAQTKTVVEVDNTPGWHKIVETTADLKTDFDEVAVIGADHYKAIKLKATDSNLDLMDIKIMYENETTQDIEVRKLIKQGEWTREVDLEGKDRAIKKIRITYKTVPSTANDKAHLEIWGLK from the coding sequence ATGAAAAAGCAAATTTTAATAGTAACTATGGTTCTGGCTGCGTTTGGCTTTTCAGCTACTGCACAAACCAAGACTGTAGTTGAAGTGGACAATACTCCCGGATGGCATAAGATCGTTGAAACCACCGCTGATTTAAAAACAGATTTTGATGAAGTTGCGGTAATCGGTGCAGATCATTACAAAGCCATTAAGTTAAAGGCTACTGACAGCAACCTTGATCTCATGGACATCAAAATCATGTATGAAAATGAGACCACGCAGGACATTGAAGTGCGCAAGCTGATCAAGCAAGGTGAATGGACACGTGAAGTGGACCTCGAAGGAAAAGATCGCGCCATTAAAAAGATCCGCATCACTTACAAGACGGTACCCAGCACAGCAAATGACAAAGCGCATCTTGAAATCTGGGGATTGAAGTAA
- a CDS encoding B12-binding domain-containing radical SAM protein, which translates to MNKVLLFNPRATNFKPRIPNSVLQVAASIDGIFDYAIVDGNIEKDPWQKILLYLQTDTFNCFALSVMPGPQLKQAIPFSKKVKALFPEVIIIWGGYFASNQSGVVLNAGYVDYVVYGPGDKTFPQLLQLLQRNEGKVEAIKQVNNLIFKDGEQIIKTAKDELYDQDELPPLPYQKLDTFYPIKKYLGKTYLGNHTIAYHSSIGCPFKCAFCGIVPIFNARWKGKSAISIYNDIKYLKENFGGDAIEFHDNNFFVSEKRTVEFSNLIRKENVVWWGEGRIDTIDKYEDASIAAMREAGCKMIFFGAETGNDAILKKMDKGGTQTGEQIRKFAARMSKFDIIPEYSFVLGTPGDTEEEVNRQIDEDIAFIREIKSINPKTEIIIYVYSPVPTEGSELFNRVKAQGFHFPETLEDWISPHWENFDLRKNPLTPWLKPYMIDKIKNFETVLNGYYPTVSDVKLTSINKKIISGFSSLRYHLQWYQFPYEIKALQKFWLKYRQPEVEGF; encoded by the coding sequence ATGAATAAGGTGTTGCTCTTCAATCCAAGAGCCACTAATTTCAAACCACGCATTCCCAATTCTGTATTGCAGGTGGCGGCGAGTATTGATGGAATTTTCGACTACGCAATTGTAGATGGAAATATTGAAAAGGATCCGTGGCAAAAAATCTTACTGTACCTGCAAACCGATACGTTCAATTGCTTCGCGCTTTCTGTAATGCCCGGACCGCAGTTGAAACAAGCGATACCATTTTCAAAAAAAGTAAAAGCATTGTTTCCGGAAGTGATCATCATCTGGGGCGGTTACTTTGCTTCCAATCAATCAGGTGTGGTGCTGAATGCGGGATACGTTGACTATGTGGTATATGGTCCGGGTGATAAAACTTTTCCGCAACTGCTGCAATTGTTACAACGAAATGAAGGGAAGGTGGAAGCCATTAAGCAAGTCAACAATTTAATTTTCAAAGATGGTGAGCAAATTATAAAAACAGCGAAGGATGAACTCTATGATCAGGATGAGCTTCCACCGTTGCCCTATCAAAAACTGGATACATTTTATCCGATCAAAAAATACCTGGGCAAAACCTATCTCGGCAATCATACCATCGCTTATCACTCCAGTATTGGTTGTCCGTTTAAATGCGCGTTCTGCGGTATCGTTCCCATTTTTAACGCGCGGTGGAAAGGGAAATCGGCCATCAGTATTTACAACGACATCAAATACCTGAAAGAAAATTTTGGTGGAGACGCTATCGAGTTCCACGACAATAATTTTTTCGTATCCGAAAAACGCACTGTTGAATTTTCCAACCTTATCAGGAAAGAAAACGTGGTGTGGTGGGGAGAAGGCCGCATTGACACTATTGATAAATATGAAGACGCTTCCATTGCAGCCATGCGCGAAGCAGGTTGCAAAATGATTTTCTTTGGCGCGGAAACAGGCAACGACGCCATCCTCAAAAAGATGGATAAAGGCGGCACACAAACAGGCGAACAGATACGCAAGTTCGCCGCGCGTATGTCGAAGTTTGACATCATTCCCGAATACTCCTTTGTGCTGGGAACGCCGGGCGATACGGAAGAAGAGGTGAACAGGCAGATTGATGAAGACATTGCTTTTATCAGGGAAATAAAATCCATCAATCCGAAAACAGAAATTATCATCTACGTGTATTCTCCTGTGCCTACTGAAGGATCTGAATTATTTAACCGTGTGAAAGCGCAGGGATTTCATTTTCCAGAAACACTTGAAGACTGGATCTCACCGCATTGGGAAAATTTTGATCTGCGGAAAAACCCACTCACTCCATGGCTGAAACCGTACATGATCGACAAGATCAAAAATTTTGAAACCGTATTGAATGGCTATTATCCGACGGTGAGTGATGTGAAGCTCACTTCCATTAATAAAAAAATCATCAGTGGATTCTCCTCACTGCGTTATCATTTGCAATGGTATCAATTTCCGTATGAGATCAAGGCGTTGCAGAAATTCTGGCTAAAGTATAGGCAGCCGGAAGTGGAGGGGTTTTGA